Proteins from one Deinococcus actinosclerus genomic window:
- a CDS encoding type II/IV secretion system protein, which translates to MALSIGDRRLGAILLEQGYVNDTDLQKALVRHAEVGGRLAEILIDSGLVGEKRIARAIEEALGIPLVNLLVVNPEPGALQAVRAQTALQHQAFPFALDGQTLRVAIVDPLSSMAIEALEDDSGLNIEVYQALRDQIMWAIATYYPELHLTAELPSEAEGGPAGGMLGQRLIGRGLITDAQLQVALDAQQQTGEPLGSTLIAQRIISEDQLYEVLAEQTNAVFLRNPRDFQPSEDVLGSMLRADALRLTAVPVDETDHGVTVVASDPRKREDIEALVGRPVQIVLAKPRDIETLIERFYPQRGRLGEQMVQQGTLSREQLREALQVQAREGRVKPLGEVIVELGFAAADEIDSALQKQNSGGGRLEDTLVQSGKLSPEMLARSLAAQLGYEFLDPVQNPPDNKVALMIPETTARRYGVVPVRLQGESLVVAMKDPRNVFALDDLKLITGREIIPAVMAEKDITRLIERYFGSKDMANLNQQLAKESKERENANKRQDAEDLSAGLDDNAVVRVVDNIIREAALQEASDIHVEPTETALKVRYRVDGILREQNELPKGSSQSILARIKIMGHLDISERRIPQDGRIRFKKGSIDLDLRLSTLPTVYGEKAVMRLLQKASNIPEVEQLGFSEHNYQRYLDTIHKPNGIFLVTGPTGSGKSFTSFSTLKRIAVPEKNTTTIEDPVEYEIPGIIQSQVNNAAGMTFARALRAFLRQDPDIIFVGEIRDTETAKIAVEAALTGHLVLATLHTNDAPGAIVRLEEMGVEHFNIGAAVVGVVAQRLVRKVCPDCRAPTNADPDVLRRLGITERDLRGAQLMRGAGCNRCGGTGYKGRMGIHELMVIDEALRVAIGSGKNATEITEVAVNQSGMKTLRQDGIEKALKGITTLEEVLAVTSK; encoded by the coding sequence ATGGCTCTTTCCATCGGTGACCGGCGCCTGGGCGCCATCCTGCTCGAACAGGGGTACGTGAACGACACGGACCTGCAAAAAGCCCTCGTCCGTCACGCCGAGGTCGGCGGCCGACTCGCGGAGATCCTGATCGACTCCGGCCTGGTGGGCGAGAAACGCATCGCGCGCGCCATCGAGGAGGCGCTAGGCATCCCGCTCGTGAACCTGCTGGTCGTGAATCCCGAACCCGGCGCGCTGCAGGCCGTGCGGGCGCAGACGGCCCTGCAACACCAGGCGTTCCCGTTCGCGCTGGACGGGCAGACGCTGCGCGTGGCGATCGTCGATCCGCTCTCGAGCATGGCGATCGAGGCGCTGGAGGACGACAGCGGCCTGAACATCGAGGTGTATCAGGCGCTGCGTGACCAGATCATGTGGGCCATCGCCACGTACTACCCCGAACTGCATCTGACGGCCGAGCTGCCCAGCGAGGCCGAGGGCGGCCCGGCGGGCGGGATGCTGGGGCAGCGCCTGATCGGGCGCGGCCTGATCACCGACGCGCAGCTGCAGGTGGCGCTCGACGCGCAGCAGCAGACCGGCGAGCCGCTGGGCAGCACCCTGATCGCGCAGCGGATCATCAGTGAGGATCAGCTGTACGAGGTGCTGGCCGAGCAGACCAACGCGGTGTTCCTGCGCAACCCGCGGGATTTCCAGCCCAGCGAGGACGTGCTGGGCAGCATGCTGCGCGCCGACGCGCTGCGCCTGACGGCGGTACCGGTGGATGAAACCGATCACGGCGTGACCGTGGTTGCCAGCGACCCCCGCAAACGCGAGGACATCGAGGCGCTGGTGGGCCGCCCCGTACAGATCGTGCTGGCCAAACCGCGCGACATCGAGACGCTGATCGAGCGCTTCTACCCGCAGCGTGGGCGGCTGGGCGAGCAGATGGTGCAGCAGGGCACCCTGTCGCGCGAGCAGCTGCGCGAGGCGCTGCAGGTGCAGGCCCGCGAGGGCCGCGTCAAGCCGCTGGGCGAGGTCATCGTGGAGCTGGGCTTCGCGGCCGCGGACGAGATCGACAGCGCCCTGCAGAAACAGAACTCCGGGGGCGGACGCCTGGAAGACACGCTGGTGCAGTCCGGGAAACTCAGCCCGGAGATGCTGGCGCGCTCCCTGGCCGCGCAGCTCGGCTACGAGTTCCTGGACCCGGTTCAGAACCCACCGGACAACAAGGTCGCGCTGATGATCCCCGAGACGACCGCCCGCCGCTACGGCGTGGTCCCGGTCCGGTTGCAGGGCGAATCGCTGGTCGTGGCGATGAAGGACCCGCGCAACGTGTTCGCGCTGGACGACCTGAAGCTGATCACCGGGCGCGAGATCATCCCGGCGGTCATGGCGGAAAAGGACATCACCCGCCTGATCGAGCGGTACTTCGGCAGCAAGGACATGGCGAACCTGAACCAGCAGCTCGCCAAGGAGAGCAAGGAGCGCGAGAACGCCAACAAGCGCCAGGACGCCGAGGACCTGTCGGCCGGGCTGGACGACAACGCCGTGGTGCGCGTGGTGGACAACATCATCCGCGAGGCGGCCCTCCAGGAGGCCAGCGACATCCACGTCGAGCCGACCGAGACGGCCCTGAAGGTGCGCTACCGGGTCGACGGCATCCTGCGCGAGCAGAACGAGCTGCCCAAGGGCAGTTCGCAGAGCATCCTGGCGCGCATCAAGATCATGGGGCACCTGGATATCAGCGAGCGCCGCATCCCCCAGGACGGCCGCATCCGCTTCAAGAAGGGCAGCATCGACCTCGACCTGCGACTCTCCACGCTGCCCACCGTGTACGGCGAGAAGGCTGTGATGCGTCTGCTGCAGAAGGCCAGCAACATCCCCGAGGTCGAGCAGCTGGGCTTTTCCGAGCACAACTACCAGCGTTACCTGGACACCATCCACAAGCCCAACGGCATCTTCCTGGTGACCGGCCCCACCGGCTCGGGGAAATCCTTCACGTCGTTCTCGACCCTCAAGCGCATCGCGGTGCCCGAGAAGAACACCACCACCATCGAGGACCCGGTCGAATACGAGATTCCGGGCATCATCCAGTCGCAGGTGAACAACGCCGCAGGCATGACCTTCGCCCGCGCGCTGCGCGCCTTCCTGCGCCAGGACCCGGACATCATCTTCGTGGGCGAGATCCGCGACACCGAGACCGCCAAAATCGCCGTGGAGGCCGCGCTGACCGGTCACCTCGTGCTGGCTACGCTGCACACCAACGACGCGCCGGGCGCCATCGTGCGTCTGGAGGAGATGGGCGTCGAGCACTTCAACATCGGCGCGGCCGTGGTGGGCGTGGTCGCGCAGCGACTCGTGCGCAAGGTCTGCCCGGACTGCAGGGCCCCCACGAACGCCGACCCGGACGTCCTGCGCCGCCTCGGCATCACCGAGCGGGACCTGCGCGGCGCGCAGCTCATGCGCGGCGCGGGCTGCAACCGCTGCGGCGGCACCGGCTACAAGGGCCGCATGGGCATCCACGAGCTGATGGTGATCGACGAGGCGCTGCGCGTCGCCATCGGCTCCGGGAAGAACGCCACCGAGATCACCGAGGTCGCCGTCAACCAGAGTGGCATGAAGACCCTGCGGCAGGACGGCATCGAGAAGGCACTCAAGGGGATCACCACCCTGGAAGAGGTCCTGGCCGTCACCAGCAAGTAA
- a CDS encoding YqeG family HAD IIIA-type phosphatase: MSRPAPSRSLLRPADVIDHVTHITPEFLADRGLHGLLLDLDNTLVPYGSYDEAGVAQTLTWVRDLKLCGVGLYLLSNATGQRAAFWLDKLEFQGVGLAGKPNPRAFRKALRALNLPPAQVGMVGDQLFTDVLGGNLSGMHTILVRPLVTNALPHTRVARRLERAVLKRYGHDWHP, from the coding sequence ATGAGCCGCCCCGCCCCCTCCCGCAGCCTGCTGCGCCCGGCGGACGTGATCGACCACGTCACGCACATCACGCCGGAATTCCTGGCCGACCGGGGCCTCCACGGCCTGCTGCTGGACCTCGACAACACCCTGGTGCCGTACGGCAGCTACGACGAGGCGGGGGTCGCCCAGACCCTGACGTGGGTGCGGGATCTGAAACTCTGCGGGGTGGGCCTGTACCTCCTGAGCAACGCGACCGGGCAGCGGGCCGCGTTCTGGCTGGACAAACTGGAATTCCAGGGCGTGGGGCTGGCCGGGAAACCCAACCCACGCGCCTTCCGCAAGGCCCTGCGCGCGCTGAACCTGCCGCCCGCGCAGGTGGGTATGGTGGGCGACCAGCTGTTCACGGACGTGCTGGGCGGCAACCTGAGCGGCATGCACACCATCCTGGTGCGGCCGCTGGTCACGAACGCCCTGCCGCACACGCGGGTGGCCCGCCGGCTGGAACGCGCGGTCCTGAAACGCTACGGGCACGACTGGCACCCCTGA